Proteins from one Xenopus tropicalis strain Nigerian chromosome 1, UCB_Xtro_10.0, whole genome shotgun sequence genomic window:
- the LOC100488351 gene encoding olfactory receptor 5V1: MPGKNQKENITLGDGFILLGLVTEPFLQKFLFVLFGTTYIITIAGNVVIIIVTRLDIRLKSPMYFFLVNLALIEMLYTTSIIPNTLKNLIDEEKYISYAGCFIQMFTYIAMGGSECTLLSTMAYDRYVAICHPLLYTTIMSQSLCFYMTLACWTIGFLNSLIHTVLTSMLPFCHQRLLNHYFCEVPPLLKISCKDTYINELVVFFIGGFVIVGSLALTLISYIFVIAEVLKIPGLSGKWKTFSTCSSHLTVVSIFFGTVIFTYLRPTTHSSIDHDHVISLVYGVVTPLINPIIYTFRNKEFQRAFRMILQTRHCLFDHIKPNSKTEI, translated from the coding sequence atgCCGGGAAAAAACCAGAAAGAAAATATCACTCTCGGTGATGGATTTATTCTTTTAGGACTAGTGACAGAGccgtttttgcagaagtttcttTTCGTACTGTTTGGAACCACTTACATAATAACAATCGCTGGCAATGTTGTGATTATTATCGTGACCCGTTTGGACATTCGTCTTAAATCACCCATGTATTTCTTTCTGGTAAACCTAGCACTGATAGAAATGTTGTATACTACATCTATTATTCCAAATACTCTAAAGAATTTGATTGATGAAGAAAAATACATCTCATACGCTGGCTGTTTTATTCAGATGTTTACTTACATTGCCATGGGTGGTTCTGAGTGCACTCTGCTTAGCACAATGGCATATGACAGATATGTAGCAATATGCCACCCTCTGCTATATACCACTATCATGAGCCAATCCTTATGCTTTTATATGACACTGGCCTGCTGGACAATTGGATTTCTGAACTCTTTAATACACACTGTGCTCACATCCATGTTGCCTTTTTGTCACCAACGCCTTCTTAACCACTACTTTTGTGAAGTTCCTCCCCTTCTAAAGATTTCATGCAAGGATACTTACATAAATGAACTGGTTGTGTTCTTTATTGGTGGATTTGTGATTGTGGGATCTCTAGCACTGACTCTGATTTCCTACATATTTGTTATTGCTGAAGTCCTTAAGATTCCTGGTCTGTCGGGTAAATGGAAAACATTCTCTACTTGCAGTTCACATTTAACAGTTGTGAGCATTTTCTTCGGAACTGtgattttcacttacttgcgccCCACTACACACTCATCCATTGATCATGACCACGTGATATCATTGGTGTATGGAGTAGTGACACCTCTGATTAATCCCATTATATATACTTTTCGGAATAAAGAATTCCAAAGAGCATTTCGCATGATACTGCAAACCAGACATTGTTTGTTTGACCATATCAAACCAAACAGTAAAACTGAGATTTAA